In Mastigocladopsis repens PCC 10914, a single window of DNA contains:
- a CDS encoding ATP-dependent Clp protease ATP-binding subunit, with translation MFEHFTSEAIKVIMLAQEEARRLGHNFVGTEQILLGLIGEGTGVAAKVLTDLGVTLKEARREVERIIGRGSGFVPPEIPFTPKVKSLFEQAFKEARSLGQNYIGTEHLLLGLTEAGEGVAAKVLQNLGIDLAQVRATVIRQLGEVASVSGGRGGGQKRNQSLTLEEFGRNLTKQAKEGKLDPVVGREKEIERTVQILGRRTKNNPVLIGEPGVGKTAIAEGLAQRIVNQDVPDILQDREVISLDMASVVAGTRFRGDFEERLKKIMEEIRSAGNIILVIDELHTLVGAGGTEGGMDAANILKPALARGELQCIGATTLDEYRQHIERDAALERRFQPIMVGEPSVEETIEILYGLRSAYEQHHKVQISDAAVVAAAQLSDRYISDRFLPDKAIDLIDEAGSRVRLRNSLKSPNRELKRELAQVTKEKQESVKVQDFDKAGQLRDKELELESQLRDLPQNNKSVNSPIVDEEDIAQIVASWTGVPVNKITESESELLLHLEDTLHQRLIGQEQAVTAVSRAIRRARVGLKNPNRPIASFIFSGPTGVGKTELAKALASYFFGAEEAMIRLDMSEFMERHTVSKLIGSPPGYVGYDEGGQLTEAVRRKPYTVVLFDEIEKAHPDVFNMLLQLLDDGHLTDAKGRKVDFKNTLIIMTSNIGSKVIEKGGGGLGFQFVEDEAEANYNRIKTLVNEELKTFFRPEFLNRLDEIIVFTQLKKDEVKQIADIMLHEVATRLTEKGIILEVSDRFKERVLQEGYNPSYGARPLRRAIMRLLEDSLAEAMLSGEIAEGDTAIVDVDNDGQVKVQKSQKRELLLANLG, from the coding sequence GAACAGGGGTTGCTGCCAAAGTGCTGACCGACTTGGGCGTTACTCTCAAAGAAGCGCGTCGCGAAGTAGAAAGAATTATTGGTCGGGGTTCTGGCTTTGTACCCCCGGAAATTCCTTTTACGCCTAAGGTGAAAAGCTTATTCGAGCAAGCGTTTAAAGAAGCTCGTAGCCTGGGACAAAATTATATAGGTACTGAACACTTACTCTTGGGATTAACTGAGGCTGGTGAAGGCGTTGCCGCTAAAGTCTTGCAAAATTTAGGAATTGATTTAGCGCAAGTCCGTGCAACTGTTATTCGTCAGTTAGGTGAAGTGGCATCGGTTTCTGGAGGTCGCGGTGGCGGTCAAAAGCGCAACCAATCCTTAACTTTAGAGGAATTTGGTAGAAATCTTACCAAACAAGCAAAAGAAGGTAAGCTTGACCCTGTTGTCGGACGCGAGAAGGAAATTGAGCGTACGGTTCAGATTCTTGGTCGTCGGACTAAGAATAACCCTGTATTGATTGGTGAGCCAGGAGTTGGTAAAACAGCGATCGCTGAAGGTCTAGCTCAACGTATTGTTAATCAAGATGTTCCCGACATTTTACAAGACAGGGAAGTCATCAGCCTTGACATGGCGTCAGTTGTGGCAGGGACTCGCTTCCGTGGCGATTTTGAGGAACGCCTTAAGAAAATCATGGAAGAAATCCGCTCTGCGGGTAACATCATCCTGGTGATTGATGAACTTCACACTTTGGTCGGTGCTGGTGGCACAGAAGGCGGCATGGATGCAGCTAACATCCTTAAACCTGCATTGGCACGGGGTGAACTCCAGTGCATTGGCGCAACCACCCTTGATGAGTACCGTCAGCATATTGAGCGCGATGCAGCTCTTGAGCGTCGTTTCCAACCGATTATGGTAGGCGAACCATCGGTTGAGGAAACTATCGAGATATTATATGGCTTGCGCTCCGCTTATGAACAGCACCACAAAGTTCAAATCTCTGATGCAGCCGTCGTTGCCGCAGCTCAACTCTCAGACCGATACATCAGCGATCGCTTCTTACCTGATAAAGCGATCGACTTAATTGATGAAGCTGGGTCTCGCGTTCGTTTACGGAACTCTCTAAAGTCTCCTAATCGGGAACTCAAGCGCGAATTGGCGCAAGTGACCAAGGAAAAACAGGAATCTGTCAAAGTTCAGGACTTCGATAAAGCAGGACAACTGCGAGACAAGGAGTTAGAACTCGAATCTCAATTAAGAGATTTACCACAGAACAATAAATCTGTCAATAGTCCAATTGTGGATGAGGAAGATATTGCTCAGATTGTCGCTTCCTGGACTGGCGTACCAGTCAACAAAATTACTGAATCGGAATCTGAGTTGCTGCTGCATTTAGAAGACACTCTCCACCAGCGTCTCATCGGTCAGGAGCAAGCAGTTACCGCAGTTTCCCGAGCAATTCGTCGCGCAAGAGTTGGGTTAAAGAATCCTAATCGACCGATTGCAAGCTTTATCTTCTCTGGTCCTACCGGAGTAGGTAAGACAGAATTAGCGAAAGCATTGGCTTCGTACTTCTTTGGTGCTGAAGAAGCGATGATTCGCCTCGATATGTCCGAATTCATGGAACGCCACACTGTTTCCAAACTGATTGGCTCACCTCCTGGTTACGTCGGATACGACGAAGGCGGACAACTTACCGAAGCCGTACGGCGCAAACCATACACGGTAGTGCTATTTGATGAAATTGAAAAAGCACACCCCGATGTCTTCAATATGCTGCTGCAACTGTTGGACGACGGTCACCTCACCGATGCGAAAGGTCGGAAAGTGGACTTCAAGAACACCTTAATTATCATGACTTCTAACATCGGTTCTAAGGTGATTGAAAAAGGTGGCGGTGGTTTGGGCTTCCAGTTCGTTGAAGATGAAGCGGAGGCTAATTACAACCGCATTAAAACACTGGTCAACGAAGAATTGAAAACATTCTTCCGTCCAGAGTTCCTCAACCGTCTCGACGAGATCATAGTCTTCACTCAGTTGAAGAAAGATGAGGTCAAGCAAATTGCTGACATTATGCTGCACGAAGTTGCGACCCGCTTAACTGAGAAGGGAATTATACTCGAAGTTAGCGATCGCTTCAAAGAGCGTGTGTTGCAAGAAGGCTACAACCCCAGCTACGGTGCTAGACCTTTACGTCGAGCAATTATGCGCCTGCTAGAAGATTCTTTGGCTGAGGCGATGCTCTCGGGTGAAATTGCAGAAGGCGACACAGCCATTGTGGATGTTGACAATGACGGTCAAGTGAAAGTACAGAAGTCACAGAAGCGAGAGCTGTTACTCGCAAATCTTGGCTAA
- a CDS encoding DNA cytosine methyltransferase, whose product MEKAVVALFAGCGGLDLGFRKAGFNVVWANEYDKDIWETYEKNHLNTVIDRRDIREISSKEIPDCVGIIGGPPCQSWSEAGSQRGINDERGKLFLEYVRILKDKQPLFFLAENVSGMLHKKHQLALNNIITAFEEAGYVISYKLLNAMRYNVPQDRKRVIFIGYHVDLKKRFNFALLKQDSHTPTLKETIWDLRESALPALEKSKTNGEFCLVQNHEYMIGGFSSMYMSRNRVRSWNEISFTIQAGGRHAPIHPQANKMIHVGKDKWIFAPDSLQTYRRLSVRECARIQTFPDDFIFYYKDLAAGYKMVGNAVPVNFSYALAQAIYTDLFSVKREIVEYKPLPLQLTLNLF is encoded by the coding sequence ATGGAAAAAGCAGTAGTTGCACTATTTGCGGGTTGTGGAGGTTTGGATTTAGGCTTCCGTAAAGCAGGTTTCAATGTTGTATGGGCAAATGAATATGACAAAGACATCTGGGAGACTTACGAGAAGAACCATTTAAATACAGTTATCGACAGGCGAGACATCAGGGAAATTTCCTCAAAAGAAATTCCTGATTGTGTTGGGATTATAGGCGGACCTCCATGCCAAAGTTGGAGTGAAGCAGGTAGCCAGCGAGGAATCAATGATGAGCGTGGCAAATTATTTTTGGAGTATGTGCGGATTCTTAAAGATAAACAACCTTTATTTTTTCTAGCTGAAAATGTATCTGGGATGCTTCATAAAAAGCACCAATTAGCTTTAAATAATATTATTACTGCATTTGAAGAAGCTGGCTACGTTATCTCATATAAATTACTTAACGCTATGCGCTATAACGTTCCCCAGGATAGAAAGCGAGTTATATTTATTGGTTATCATGTAGATTTAAAAAAACGTTTTAATTTTGCTTTGCTAAAGCAAGATTCCCATACCCCCACTTTAAAAGAAACAATTTGGGATTTACGTGAGTCTGCACTTCCAGCTTTAGAAAAAAGTAAAACAAATGGGGAGTTTTGCTTAGTTCAAAACCATGAATATATGATTGGTGGTTTTTCCAGTATGTATATGTCCCGCAACCGTGTTAGGTCTTGGAATGAGATATCTTTCACAATTCAAGCCGGTGGTCGTCATGCACCTATACATCCACAAGCAAATAAAATGATTCATGTAGGAAAAGACAAGTGGATTTTTGCTCCAGATTCGCTACAAACATACAGAAGATTATCAGTTCGAGAGTGTGCCAGAATTCAAACATTTCCTGATGACTTTATTTTCTACTACAAAGACTTAGCTGCTGGTTATAAAATGGTTGGCAATGCTGTTCCTGTTAATTTCAGCTATGCTTTAGCACAGGCTATATATACCGATTTATTCTCTGTTAAACGAGAAATAGTGGAATATAAACCTCTACCGTTGCAATTAACTCTGAATCTCTTTTAG
- a CDS encoding rhomboid family intramembrane serine protease, whose protein sequence is MSASRISARNNRGWIIVSGLILVAVAVLSYLTPAVGGLIGGCLWAILVIVPNIGTRKVDRLVAQQRFGQASRVAKFISWLHPVDGWREQPELLHALELGQRGAMAEAIVILDRYQTATTPTGRCATVSLYQMDARWEELLVWIQDNLSETVLQKDFDMLVCYLRALGETGDLNGMLQAWERYELSLEKIPKLRTRNLARMFVLAFSGQTEQVARLFTGPLANYSNTIKLFWLATVDQAAGKDSIAHEQFLSISNTSDIRLRNEVARRLSNPVVVAESILTEKSQQILDKISTEIEDEARYSGGVSLKPRQAIATYFIISLNVLAFVLEVKLGGSTNVNNLYRLGALVPEEVVTGSWWRVLTAAFLHFGFLHLLMNMLGLYLFGRLVEFALGIPRFLLLYFTSAIGSMLVVTYMAVMGYSQADFVVGASGCVMGLVGAFAAVLLQDWQRKKTRLAARSLRGIVILILLQVIFDLTTPQVSFVGHTSGVMIGFVVGMILRQNWLGER, encoded by the coding sequence ATGAGTGCATCTCGTATTTCTGCTAGGAATAATCGTGGCTGGATTATAGTGTCAGGATTAATCTTGGTTGCAGTTGCAGTTTTGTCCTATCTAACTCCAGCTGTAGGCGGCTTGATTGGTGGATGCTTATGGGCAATTCTAGTTATCGTACCCAATATTGGCACTAGGAAAGTTGACCGACTTGTTGCTCAACAACGTTTTGGTCAAGCAAGCAGAGTTGCTAAATTCATTTCCTGGCTTCATCCGGTAGATGGTTGGCGTGAGCAACCGGAATTATTACACGCTCTAGAATTGGGTCAGCGTGGAGCAATGGCTGAAGCTATTGTCATTCTAGATCGTTATCAAACCGCGACAACACCAACTGGTCGCTGTGCAACCGTCTCCCTGTACCAGATGGATGCTCGTTGGGAAGAACTACTGGTGTGGATACAGGATAATCTATCAGAAACAGTATTGCAGAAAGATTTTGATATGCTGGTCTGCTACCTGAGAGCGCTTGGGGAGACTGGCGATTTGAATGGTATGCTTCAAGCATGGGAGCGCTATGAACTTAGTCTGGAAAAAATACCTAAACTCAGAACACGCAATCTAGCACGTATGTTTGTGCTAGCCTTCAGCGGTCAAACAGAACAGGTAGCAAGATTATTCACTGGTCCACTAGCCAACTATTCAAATACGATCAAACTATTTTGGCTCGCAACAGTTGACCAAGCGGCTGGAAAAGACTCCATAGCTCATGAGCAATTTTTAAGTATAAGTAACACAAGTGATATTCGCCTCCGCAATGAAGTTGCAAGGCGTTTGTCCAATCCAGTGGTTGTAGCTGAATCAATACTCACTGAGAAATCCCAACAGATTCTAGACAAAATCAGTACGGAAATAGAGGATGAGGCAAGATATAGCGGTGGAGTCAGCCTCAAGCCACGTCAAGCGATCGCCACTTACTTTATTATCAGTTTGAATGTACTTGCCTTTGTCCTAGAAGTGAAACTTGGAGGTAGCACCAACGTAAATAACTTATACCGTTTAGGTGCATTAGTTCCAGAAGAAGTTGTTACTGGAAGTTGGTGGCGGGTATTGACAGCAGCCTTTCTTCACTTCGGTTTCTTGCATCTATTAATGAATATGCTGGGTCTTTATTTATTTGGTCGCTTGGTAGAATTTGCCTTAGGAATACCACGATTTCTACTGTTGTACTTCACCAGTGCAATTGGCTCAATGCTGGTTGTTACTTATATGGCAGTGATGGGATACTCTCAAGCTGATTTTGTTGTTGGTGCATCGGGATGTGTGATGGGTCTTGTCGGGGCTTTTGCTGCCGTTTTATTACAAGATTGGCAAAGGAAAAAAACGCGCCTAGCTGCTAGGAGTTTGCGAGGAATTGTAATACTTATTTTGCTGCAAGTTATCTTTGACCTGACTACCCCACAAGTTAGTTTTGTTGGGCATACTTCTGGGGTGATGATTGGCTTTGTGGTGGGGATGATTTTAAGACAGAATTGGTTAGGTGAACGTTAA
- a CDS encoding AI-2E family transporter, whose product MNVSLSKLLQLLILTLLFPLVFLNGWLFFQVFDYFHPLVTTFVLAALLAFILNYPVSILQQQRMKRNYAIILVFLSTVLIIVALGITLFPIIFQQFNEMVKVLPQWIDSSEEKLQNLNHWVVIHGFKVNLNQIFTQITNRLPTELEYLADKLFSLVIDTIDSISEALITVVLTFYLLLDGDRIWKSIFKKLPLSFGQQLRQSIQQNFQNYLLGQVALAFLMGISLTIVFLVLQVQFALLFGLGVGILSLIPFGDVVSLAVITSIIASHDFWLAARVLAVAVVIDQLIDQAIAPRLLGSFTGLRPIWVLISLLLGTYIGGVLGLLIAVPVAGVIKDAIDGWQVPPVSGYSDNAVEGEELPEMLINE is encoded by the coding sequence ATGAATGTTTCACTAAGCAAACTACTGCAGTTGTTAATTTTGACACTACTATTTCCTTTAGTCTTTCTTAATGGCTGGCTATTCTTTCAAGTTTTTGATTATTTTCACCCCCTAGTAACAACTTTTGTTTTAGCAGCTTTGTTAGCATTCATTCTGAATTATCCTGTTTCGATTCTCCAACAACAGAGAATGAAAAGAAACTATGCGATTATATTAGTTTTTTTATCAACTGTATTGATTATAGTTGCTTTAGGTATAACTCTATTCCCCATTATTTTCCAGCAGTTTAATGAGATGGTTAAAGTTCTTCCTCAATGGATTGATTCTAGCGAAGAAAAACTTCAAAATCTTAATCATTGGGTAGTTATTCATGGTTTCAAAGTTAATTTAAATCAGATATTTACTCAAATAACGAATCGCTTACCTACTGAATTAGAATATCTTGCCGATAAGCTCTTTAGTCTGGTAATAGACACCATTGATAGTATTTCCGAAGCTTTAATTACAGTCGTGCTGACTTTTTATCTGTTATTAGATGGCGATAGAATTTGGAAGAGTATATTTAAAAAGTTACCATTAAGTTTTGGTCAGCAGTTAAGACAATCTATTCAGCAGAATTTTCAAAATTACTTACTTGGTCAGGTAGCTTTGGCTTTCCTGATGGGGATTTCACTCACAATAGTGTTTTTAGTTCTGCAAGTACAGTTTGCTTTACTCTTCGGTTTGGGAGTAGGAATTTTGAGCTTAATTCCGTTTGGTGATGTCGTGAGTCTTGCCGTAATCACTTCAATCATAGCGTCACATGATTTTTGGCTCGCAGCAAGGGTTTTAGCTGTAGCTGTTGTCATTGATCAGTTAATTGATCAAGCTATTGCGCCGAGACTCTTAGGTAGTTTTACAGGACTTAGACCAATATGGGTTTTAATTTCTTTGCTATTGGGAACATACATTGGAGGAGTCTTAGGGTTACTGATTGCTGTACCTGTGGCTGGTGTGATTAAAGATGCGATAGATGGTTGGCAAGTCCCTCCTGTATCTGGTTATTCTGACAATGCTGTTGAGGGTGAAGAATTGCCAGAGATGTTAATAAATGAATAA
- the prmA gene encoding 50S ribosomal protein L11 methyltransferase: MANTWWELQILCETELEESIFWRLQNFGFRGTASEKKGNDSIVRSYLPQFQAQLLDLAALSLWLRQDALCMGFSVPVVQWQLIDEQDWASSWKQHWQPQEIGDRFLINPAWLPIPENSARLILRLDPGVAFGTGTHATTQLCLESLEMRFSELPASFQEKEKESQNVEIADIGCGSGILSIGAVLLGAKKVYAVDIDPLAVKSTVENSALNGVSLERLVVAEGSVDVLTKLVEQPVDGIVCNILADVIIDLVPEISAISKPSTWGIFSGILLEQSKAVADTLEKHGWLVATLWRRKEWCCLNVRRS, encoded by the coding sequence ATGGCAAACACCTGGTGGGAACTACAAATTCTATGTGAGACAGAGCTAGAAGAGTCCATCTTTTGGCGTCTGCAAAATTTTGGCTTTCGTGGAACAGCTAGTGAAAAAAAAGGAAACGACAGTATAGTAAGGAGTTACTTGCCGCAGTTCCAAGCCCAGCTTCTAGACTTGGCTGCACTCTCGCTCTGGCTGCGTCAAGATGCTCTATGTATGGGATTTTCTGTACCTGTTGTACAGTGGCAATTGATTGATGAGCAAGATTGGGCGAGTAGCTGGAAACAACATTGGCAACCTCAGGAAATTGGCGATCGCTTCCTGATTAACCCTGCATGGCTACCAATACCAGAAAATAGTGCTCGCCTCATTCTTCGCTTAGATCCAGGTGTAGCTTTTGGCACAGGCACTCATGCTACAACTCAGTTATGCTTGGAATCCTTGGAAATGCGATTTAGTGAGTTACCTGCTTCTTTCCAGGAGAAGGAAAAAGAAAGCCAAAATGTGGAGATTGCCGATATTGGTTGTGGTTCTGGTATCCTTTCAATAGGGGCAGTGTTGTTGGGAGCCAAGAAAGTCTATGCAGTGGATATTGACCCCTTAGCAGTAAAATCAACCGTAGAAAACTCCGCACTCAACGGAGTGAGTCTAGAACGTTTGGTGGTGGCGGAGGGGAGTGTAGATGTTTTGACAAAACTGGTTGAGCAACCAGTGGATGGTATCGTCTGCAATATATTGGCTGATGTAATTATAGATTTGGTTCCAGAAATAAGTGCTATCAGTAAACCCAGCACTTGGGGTATCTTCAGCGGCATTTTACTTGAGCAATCCAAAGCTGTTGCTGATACTTTAGAGAAACATGGCTGGCTGGTTGCTACTCTTTGGCGGCGTAAAGAATGGTGTTGCTTGAATGTGCGGCGTTCTTAA
- the serA gene encoding phosphoglycerate dehydrogenase: MSKVLVSDPIDQAGIDILSQVASVDVKTGLKPEELIEIIGEYDALMIRSGTRVTKEIIEAGTQLKIIGRAGVGVDNVDVAAATRKGIVVVNSPEGNTIAAAEHALAMMMSLSRYIPDANASVKRGEWDRKTFIGAEVYKKTLGIVGLGKIGSHVAAVAKAMGMKLLAYDPFISTERAEQIGCQLVELDLLIQQADYITLHIPKTSETTHLINTARLAKMKPTARIINCARGGIIDEEALAVALKEGKIAGAALDVYEIEPLGDSLLKSLGKEVILTPHLGASTTEAQVNVAIDVAEQIRDVLLGLPARSAVNIPGLSPDVIEQLKPYMQLAETLGTLAGQLAGGRVELLNVRLQGELATNKSQPLVIAALKGLLYQALRERVNYVNASIEAKERGIRVIETRDASIKDYAGSLHLEATGSLGTHAVTGALLGDGEIRLTNLDGFPINVPPSQHMLFTLHRDMPGIIGKLGSLLGSFNVNIASMQVGRKIVRGDAVMVLSLDDPLPDGILSEITKVPGIRDAYTVTL, translated from the coding sequence ATGTCTAAGGTTCTTGTCTCCGATCCAATTGACCAAGCTGGGATTGACATTCTTTCCCAAGTTGCCTCTGTAGATGTGAAAACAGGATTAAAACCAGAGGAACTCATAGAAATCATTGGTGAGTACGACGCACTGATGATTCGCTCTGGTACTCGTGTTACCAAAGAAATTATTGAAGCTGGGACGCAGTTAAAAATTATCGGTCGTGCTGGTGTGGGGGTGGATAATGTCGATGTCGCAGCTGCCACTCGCAAGGGAATTGTAGTTGTCAATTCTCCAGAGGGGAACACAATCGCCGCAGCAGAACACGCACTTGCTATGATGATGTCTTTGTCTCGCTACATCCCTGATGCCAATGCTTCAGTGAAACGCGGTGAGTGGGATCGCAAAACCTTTATTGGTGCAGAAGTATACAAAAAAACTTTGGGCATTGTAGGCTTAGGTAAAATTGGCTCCCATGTTGCTGCGGTTGCCAAGGCAATGGGGATGAAACTATTAGCTTATGACCCCTTCATCTCTACCGAAAGGGCAGAACAAATTGGCTGTCAATTAGTAGAGTTAGATTTATTGATACAGCAAGCAGATTACATCACGCTACATATACCCAAAACCTCAGAAACCACCCACTTAATTAACACCGCAAGGTTGGCAAAAATGAAACCCACCGCCCGCATTATCAACTGCGCTCGTGGTGGCATCATTGATGAGGAAGCTTTAGCAGTCGCTCTTAAGGAGGGTAAAATTGCTGGTGCGGCACTGGATGTGTATGAGATAGAACCGTTGGGCGATTCCTTATTAAAATCACTGGGTAAAGAAGTCATCCTGACTCCACACTTGGGCGCTTCGACAACAGAAGCACAAGTCAATGTGGCAATTGACGTTGCTGAACAAATTCGGGATGTGTTGTTAGGACTCCCAGCACGTTCAGCAGTGAATATTCCCGGACTGAGTCCTGACGTGATAGAACAACTCAAACCCTACATGCAACTGGCAGAAACCTTGGGAACCTTGGCGGGACAGTTGGCTGGTGGACGGGTGGAATTGCTCAACGTCCGGCTGCAAGGTGAACTAGCAACAAACAAGAGTCAGCCTTTGGTGATAGCAGCCCTAAAAGGTCTACTTTACCAAGCTCTGAGGGAACGGGTAAATTATGTTAATGCCAGCATTGAAGCAAAAGAGCGCGGGATTCGCGTCATTGAAACACGGGATGCTTCAATCAAAGACTATGCTGGTTCTCTGCATTTAGAAGCTACAGGTTCTTTGGGAACTCATGCTGTTACGGGTGCTTTGTTGGGCGACGGGGAAATCCGCCTCACCAATCTGGACGGTTTCCCGATTAACGTTCCCCCCAGTCAACATATGCTATTCACCCTGCACCGCGATATGCCAGGGATTATTGGCAAACTCGGTTCCCTACTTGGCAGTTTTAATGTCAATATTGCCAGTATGCAAGTAGGTCGCAAAATCGTTCGTGGTGATGCGGTGATGGTTCTCAGCCTTGATGACCCCTTACCCGATGGAATTTTGTCTGAGATTACCAAAGTGCCGGGAATTCGTGATGCATACACGGTAACACTATAA
- the panB gene encoding 3-methyl-2-oxobutanoate hydroxymethyltransferase, translated as MAVTTQQLIQWKQQGRSIVALTAWDYAIARILDAAGVDLILVGDTMAVVLGYETTLPVTLEEMLHHAKAVRRGVKRALMVVDLPFLTYQESQEQAMHSAGRALKETGAQAVKLEGGYPAMAETVARLVQAGIPVMGHVGLTPQSIHQLGLKQQGKTEEAGENILQEAIALEQAGAFAIVLEHIPAELASQITQKLSIPTIGIGAGPHCNGQVLVTSDLLGLSEKQPPFAKIYTNLRETITKAVQDYSTEVRERKFPPLGNG; from the coding sequence ATGGCTGTCACCACCCAGCAACTAATCCAATGGAAACAACAGGGACGTTCAATTGTGGCATTGACCGCTTGGGATTATGCGATCGCCCGAATATTAGATGCAGCTGGAGTAGACTTAATCCTCGTAGGGGATACGATGGCGGTGGTGCTGGGGTATGAAACAACACTACCAGTTACCTTAGAGGAGATGCTCCACCATGCCAAAGCAGTGCGTCGCGGTGTGAAAAGAGCATTAATGGTCGTAGATTTACCATTTTTGACGTATCAAGAAAGTCAAGAGCAAGCGATGCACTCAGCTGGACGGGCGCTGAAAGAGACGGGCGCTCAAGCGGTAAAGTTGGAGGGTGGATATCCAGCAATGGCAGAAACCGTCGCCCGTTTAGTGCAAGCTGGAATTCCGGTGATGGGTCATGTGGGTTTGACACCGCAATCGATCCATCAACTTGGATTGAAGCAGCAGGGGAAGACTGAGGAAGCAGGGGAGAATATTTTACAAGAAGCGATCGCCCTAGAACAAGCGGGTGCATTTGCGATCGTGTTAGAGCATATCCCTGCTGAGTTAGCATCGCAGATTACCCAAAAACTTAGTATTCCCACGATTGGCATTGGTGCAGGACCCCACTGTAATGGTCAGGTTTTAGTTACTTCTGATTTATTAGGACTTTCAGAAAAGCAGCCACCATTTGCTAAAATTTATACTAATTTGCGGGAAACGATTACTAAAGCCGTGCAGGATTATAGTACTGAAGTTAGAGAGCGCAAGTTTCCACCACTGGGTAATGGGTAG
- a CDS encoding ligand-binding sensor domain-containing protein gives MAIGIVSKGSVTVVLFCKRTSLFISFILLGLVALPNIATVAMAIPVTSQKSSRQSILAQRLLNVEPSELIPAYPPSPPPPRQDSLPDERQLQESLQETDYRISALQEDYTGNLWVGSWRGLSRIDPNTGKILARVSLPNVTIGALAQDKVGRLWVGTYEGLQRVDPRSSEITAQNLFLPSKRVLSLLVDKRGYVWAGTDNGLALISPDQGLSMTTLKNLPGVSANAMTLDAEGQLWAGTLDGLVRVNTANAYIIKRIDNLPGTTVQALAISPQGLIWAGMPNNLLVINPKTGMVLRSVTPLRGRNVTAIRFAKDGSVWVGTNNGLLRLNPYTGAMLDQVPGLPSSRVLSLAADIGNKLWIGTSEGLAWLMPKMQGAKPHLAFTRAVK, from the coding sequence ATGGCTATAGGAATTGTCTCCAAAGGAAGTGTGACCGTGGTATTGTTTTGCAAGCGTACTAGTTTATTTATTAGTTTTATTCTTCTGGGGTTGGTAGCTCTGCCGAATATAGCTACCGTAGCAATGGCAATTCCAGTGACATCTCAAAAAAGTAGTCGTCAAAGTATTCTTGCACAAAGGCTCCTCAACGTTGAGCCATCCGAGTTAATACCTGCATACCCACCTTCTCCACCGCCGCCGCGCCAAGACTCTTTACCCGATGAACGGCAACTGCAAGAGAGTTTGCAAGAAACTGATTACCGCATTAGTGCCTTGCAGGAAGATTATACAGGTAATCTCTGGGTAGGTTCTTGGCGGGGGTTGTCGCGGATTGACCCGAATACTGGCAAAATTCTAGCCCGCGTTAGTTTACCGAATGTAACTATTGGTGCCTTAGCCCAAGACAAAGTAGGACGCTTGTGGGTAGGAACCTATGAAGGTTTACAGCGAGTAGACCCCCGCAGTAGCGAAATAACAGCACAGAATTTATTTTTGCCTTCTAAACGAGTGCTATCGTTATTAGTTGACAAGCGGGGTTATGTGTGGGCAGGAACAGATAACGGTTTAGCCTTAATTAGCCCAGACCAAGGCTTGAGCATGACAACATTAAAGAACCTTCCCGGTGTCAGCGCCAATGCGATGACTTTAGATGCTGAAGGTCAACTTTGGGCAGGAACCCTTGATGGATTGGTGCGAGTTAATACCGCTAACGCTTATATCATAAAGCGGATTGACAATTTACCAGGAACGACTGTACAAGCTCTAGCTATTAGCCCACAAGGGTTAATTTGGGCTGGAATGCCAAACAATTTGCTCGTTATTAACCCAAAAACTGGTATGGTGTTGCGGTCTGTAACTCCCTTGCGTGGACGTAATGTCACAGCTATACGTTTTGCTAAAGATGGTAGTGTCTGGGTTGGGACTAATAATGGTTTGCTACGATTAAATCCATATACTGGTGCCATGCTAGATCAAGTTCCCGGTCTTCCTTCTAGCCGTGTTCTCAGCCTTGCTGCTGACATAGGTAATAAGTTGTGGATTGGTACTAGTGAAGGTCTAGCTTGGTTAATGCCTAAAATGCAAGGTGCAAAACCTCATTTGGCTTTCACTCGCGCTGTGAAGTAG